A window from Streptomyces sp. NBC_00271 encodes these proteins:
- a CDS encoding WhiB family transcriptional regulator, whose product MSRTAKAPATIEADLRIPFPHTDAPLACRTNPEWFAHEHGQNSKDDLARIERAKTACSGCPIAAGCLKWALANRELTPTGIWAATTARQRTGLRQRLQLRHGLDWVGVVAQADRERARYSEARPPTPDPVQAASPMWSSHYEPWTEPITTGQQQRNCELLDLAQRTTRTRCPTGTLAEVS is encoded by the coding sequence ATGAGCCGAACTGCCAAAGCCCCGGCCACGATCGAGGCCGACCTTCGGATCCCTTTTCCCCACACCGACGCCCCGCTGGCGTGCCGCACGAACCCGGAGTGGTTCGCCCACGAGCACGGCCAAAACAGCAAGGACGACCTGGCCCGCATCGAGCGCGCCAAAACGGCCTGCAGCGGCTGCCCCATCGCCGCCGGATGCCTCAAGTGGGCGCTCGCCAACCGCGAGCTGACCCCCACCGGCATCTGGGCGGCGACCACCGCCCGGCAGCGCACCGGTCTGCGTCAGCGGCTCCAGCTGCGCCACGGGCTCGACTGGGTCGGCGTCGTCGCCCAGGCCGACCGCGAACGCGCCCGCTACAGCGAGGCTCGCCCGCCGACCCCTGACCCGGTCCAGGCCGCCAGCCCCATGTGGTCCAGCCACTACGAGCCCTGGACCGAGCCGATCACCACCGGCCAACAGCAGCGCAACTGCGAGCTCTTAGACCTCGCGCAGCGCACCACCCGCACCCGTTGCCCCACCGGGACCCTGGCGGAGGTCAGCTGA
- a CDS encoding GGDEF domain-containing protein → MPATTVLRPRSRTLIIAATVPLAPAALLADDVRVRRQRDAARKDPLTGLPGRDALTHRTERLARTHREQLHVLVADADGLKAVNDSLGHAAGDALIAAIGHRIGTWAAARGGLAARLGGDEFGAVLLLPPTATLRETAALREQLEQPVDHNGHILRPAVSIGTARAVDLPDAAGASRLLRGADMAMYRVKTGEQPHGYLATRHDAYTPTVHGRRPGRPGTHLPVG, encoded by the coding sequence ATGCCCGCCACAACAGTCTTACGTCCGCGGTCCCGCACATTGATCATCGCGGCCACCGTGCCGCTCGCGCCGGCCGCGCTGCTCGCCGACGACGTCCGCGTGCGCCGCCAGCGGGACGCCGCCCGCAAGGATCCGCTGACCGGACTGCCCGGCCGCGACGCCCTCACGCACCGCACCGAGCGTCTCGCCCGTACTCACCGCGAGCAGCTGCACGTCCTGGTCGCCGACGCCGACGGCCTGAAGGCCGTCAACGACAGCCTCGGGCACGCGGCCGGCGACGCCCTCATCGCCGCCATCGGCCACCGGATCGGGACATGGGCCGCCGCCCGCGGCGGGCTCGCCGCACGCCTCGGGGGCGACGAATTCGGCGCCGTTCTCCTGCTTCCGCCCACCGCAACGCTCCGGGAGACAGCGGCGCTGCGCGAGCAGCTGGAGCAGCCTGTCGACCACAACGGGCACATCCTGCGCCCGGCGGTGTCCATCGGCACGGCCCGCGCCGTCGACCTGCCCGACGCGGCCGGAGCTTCCCGTCTTCTGCGCGGTGCGGACATGGCCATGTACCGCGTCAAGACCGGCGAGCAGCCGCATGGCTACCTGGCGACGCGCCACGACGCCTACACGCCCACGGTCCACGGGCGCCGCCCGGGCCGCCCCGGCACCCACCTGCCCGTCGGATGA